The window ATCTACCAATTATATTAGCAGTGAGGAATCGTGCCAGCTTTAAAATGATGAATGCAGCATCCGGAACATATATTGCACTTTAAATAGAATAAAATTTTTATATTTCAGGGAAGAATTATTAATTATAAGAAAGTGATATCAGTGTAATCTGAAAGAGAAAATGTTCCAGGGTGTCACGAGTAGAATACGCTGCGAAAACTATTTTAGGGAACAAAATTGTAAAGCTGTAAATGATTCATAGTTAAAAAGCAGAGTTTCAGCGAACTCCATAGATACTAAAACCTTGTCTGCTGAAGAATAGATTCCCGTATCGTTCCCATATCGCGATACGAGAACGATACGGGAATCATATCGGAAACATACTGGCACCAAGAGTGGATGATACATAAATAAATTATTTGGGAGATACGAAAATTAGGTGCAGTAAATCAATTTTCCTTGACGAAAGAGCCCGTCTTAGTGTTTTAGCTACTATTATTCAAAACAGCTAAAGGAAAGAACATAATGTATGATGTAATAATCATTGGAGCCGGACCTGCCGGTTTAAGTGCTGCTATTTACAGTGCGCGTAGCGGCTTAAAGACCGCGGTGTTTGAAAGAGGGCTTATTGGCGGTCAGATAAATGTTACGGAAATAGTGGAAAATTATCCTGGTCTTGCCGAAGCCATAACCGGATATGAACTGACGGATAGAATGCACCGTCAGGCAGAGCATTTTGGAGCGGAATTTAAGGATGAAGAAGTAACAGCTCTGGGAATGGAAGGGCTATGCAAAATCATTGAGACCACGGAAAATAAATATCGTACCAAGGCAGTGATTTTTTGCACGGGAGCTTATCCAAGGCGACTTAATGTTCCCGGGGAAGAAAAGTTCACCGGTCACGGTGTTTCCTATTGTGCTACCTGCGATGGTGCCCTATATAGAGATAAAATTGTAGCCGTTATTGGTGGCGGTGATTCGGCTATTGAAGAAGGGATTTTTTTAACTCATTTTGCCCAAAAAGTAATCGTTATTCACCGTCGTGACGAGCTTAGAGCCCAAAAAATAATTCAGGAAAGAGCTTTTCAAAATCCTAAAATGGAATTCGTCTGGAACAGTGTAGTTCAAGAAATTCGCGGGGAAAATAGAGTTCAGGAATTGGAGGTTTACAACAGGAAAACCAATTCCCTAAGCGTAATTCCTGTTGATGGCGTTTTTATCTATGTGGGAATTTTACCTAATAATAAGTTGCTGGAATCTCGTATTGAATTGGATAGCGCCGGTTTTGTAATAACCGATGATTTTATGCATACCAATTTACCGGGAATTTATGCCGCGGGGGACATCCGGAAAAAAGTTTTACGCCAAGTGGTAACCGCTACTTCCGATGGAGCAATAGCCGGTTGGAGCGCCGAAAAATGGATTACGGAAAACTACTCTTCCCTGAAACCGGAATAAAGGATTTAATGTGTTAAGCAGTAAAGAAATACGCCAGCAGTTCATTGATTTTTTTATCAGCAAAGGGCATACTTTTGTTCCTTCTTCATCTGTGATTCCGGAAAATGATAATACCCTGCTTTTTGCCAATGCGGGAATGAATCAATTCAAAAGTATCTTCCTGGGACAGAAGGAGATAACACATAAAAGAGTGGTTAATAGCCAAAAATGTATTCGTGCCGGGGGTAAACATAATGACCTGGAAGAAGTTGGCAAAGACGGCTATCATCACACCTTTTTTGAAATGCTCGGTAACTGGAGTTTCGGTGACTACTATAAAAAAGAGGCAATTACCTGGGCTTGGGAACTGCTGACTGAGGTCTGGAAAATTCCGAAAGATAAGCTCTATGCCACTGTCTATAAAACCGATAGCGAAGCTTTTGAGCTCTGGCAAAAGGAAACGGATATTGATGCCACGCATATTAGCTACTTTGATGATAAAGATAACTTTTGGGAAATGGGAGAAACAGGACCCTGCGGTCCCTGTTCGGAAATTCATATTGATAGAGGTATCTCGCATTGCACGATGCAAAATGTGCCGGGGCATATTTGTGAAATCAATGGTATTTGCTCACGGTATATAGAATTGTGGAATTTGGTTTTTATTCAATATAACCGCCAAGCAGATAAGACACTTTCTCCGCTAAAAAACAAATTTGTAGATACCGGAGCTGGTTTTGAGCGATTAACCCAGGTTTTACAGGATAAAAACAGTAACTATGAAACCGACCTCTTTATGCCGCTTATAAATAAAATTGAGGAACTATCCGGAGTTGCCTACACTCAGGAAACGGGAATGCCGCACAGAGTTATTGCCGACCACCTTCGCTGTCTCTGTTTTGCTTTGGCAGACGGCGGTTTTCCTTCCAACGAGGGAAGGGGTTATGTTCTCCGCAGAATTTTAAGAAGAGCTGCCAGGTATGGTCGTTTGCTCGGTTTTGCAGAGCCCTTCCTGCATTTGCTGGTGCCGCTGGTAATTGAGCAAATGGGGCATCATTTCAGTGAACTGAACGGTAAAGAGGATTATCTTAAAATGGTGATTAAAGCGGAAGAAGAACGCTTTAATAAGACCTTGGATACCGGTTTGGAAAAATTTACGGAAATAACGCAAAAGCTGCAAGGAGAGGTTATTTCCGGTGCCGATGCCTTCACTTTATATGATACTTATGGCTTTCCGTTGGATCTCACCGCTATTTTAGCTGCCGAAAAGGGCTTGAAGATTGACTATGCGGGCTTTGAAAAGGAAATGCAAAACCAAAAAGAACGCGCTCGCAAAGCCAGTAAATTTACCCTCTCCGTTAATAATGAGGAGTGGATTGAACTTTCTCCTGTAACTGCTACTGCCTTTGTCGGTTACACGGAAACTGCTGTGCAGTCATATATCCAACGCTATGCCGTTCAGGAAAAGGGTTTAATTCTGATCCAACTTGCCCAAACACCTTTCTATGCAGAATCCGGTGGACAGGTATCAGACACAGGAAAAATATATAATGCTGCCTTTGAAGTGGAAATAACCGATGTGCGTAAAATGGATGATTATTATCTTCACTATGGAAACCTGACAAGAGGAATGCTGAATAATGCCCCCGTTACCGCTGAAATTGACATTGCCAGGCGCAAAAGTATAGCCCGCAATCATACAGCTACCCACCTTTTGCATAAAGCACTGAGAGAAGTTTTAGGCGAGCATACTGTGCAAAAGGGCTCTTTAGTGCACCCGGATTATCTGCGTTTTGATTTTGCCCATTTCAGGAGCTTAACTTTGGAAGAACTAAGAAAGGTGGAAGATATTGTTAATCAAATAGTTTTGGATAACAGGAAAGTTAGCACCACCGTTAAAAATATTGAGGATGCTAAAAAAGAAGGTGCGATGGCTCTCTTCGGCGAAAAATACAGTGAACGGGTGAGGGTTGTAAGCGTTCAGGATTTTTCGCAAGAACTTTGTGGCGGAACTCATATTTCTGCAACCGGGGAAATCGGTTTATTCAAAATTATTTCCGAAAGCTCTTCTGCTGCAGGAATTAGACGCATTGAAGCAATTACCGGTATTTCTGCCCTAAAATGGGTTCAGGATTTGCAGGATAAACTTAGCCGAATTGCCACGCTGCTGAATTCTCCCTTGAAAAACCTGGAAACCAAATTGGAAGCAACCCTGGAACAAATCGCCGAGCTGGAAAAAGAAATTAAAACCGCACAAGCGAAAGAAAACGAAAAAATTGTTCAGGAACTGCTGAATAATGCAACTAAACAGGAAAATTATTCACTGATTAAAACCCAAACGAATTTTACCAATCCCGCAGAACTGAAACAAATTGCGGAACAATTAAAAGCCCGAATGCAGGGCACAATTGCTGTGCTGTTTAATCTATATATGGATAAACTGAATATTCTTTGCGTTGTAAGCACTGATCTTATTCCTAAATATAACGCAGGAAAGATTGTAGCTAAACTGGCTATGGAATTAGATGGAAAAGGCGGTGGTAAACCTGATATTGCTATGGCTGGCGGAAAAGACATTACTAAACTGGCTTCCGTGCTGGAAAATGTGACTGATTTCATTAGTTCCATCTAAATGAATATTCTTATCCTGCGTCTCTCTTCATTGGGCGATATTATTCTCACTCAGCCAATCTGTGCTATTTTGCAAAAAGTATATCCCGAGTGCCATCTTGATTTTCTCTGCAAAGAGGAATTTAAAGAACTGCCGGAAATGTTTGCTCCTCCAGTTAATGTTCTGGTCTATCAAAAGACCTTAAAGTTTCATCTGTGGCTGAGCAAAAGAAAATATGATCTTGTTCTTGATTTACATAGTAAATTCTCCACTTTTCTGTTAATGCTTTTTTTACGAGCTTCCCAAAAAGTGCGTTACAATAAACAACGCCGGGAAAGAAAGCGGATTGTGAAAGGAGATAAAAAGATAAGAATTGAAAGCACGGTTGCTCTCTATGCTTCTGCGTTAACGAAACTGGGAATAAATGAACCGTGGTCTTATCCTCGTTTGCAGGTAAATGAAATATGTAGCAAGGAATTACCAAATTCCCCGGCTGCCAAACAAAAGAATACTTATACCGATGCAGTAAAAATTGCTATCTTCCCGGGTGCCAATCATTTTACCAAACGCTATCCGGCAGCTAACTGGATACAACTGATAAACTCCAATCCGCAATATAATTTCCTTCTTTTCGGCT is drawn from Candidatus Cloacimonas sp. and contains these coding sequences:
- the trxB gene encoding thioredoxin-disulfide reductase, which translates into the protein MYDVIIIGAGPAGLSAAIYSARSGLKTAVFERGLIGGQINVTEIVENYPGLAEAITGYELTDRMHRQAEHFGAEFKDEEVTALGMEGLCKIIETTENKYRTKAVIFCTGAYPRRLNVPGEEKFTGHGVSYCATCDGALYRDKIVAVIGGGDSAIEEGIFLTHFAQKVIVIHRRDELRAQKIIQERAFQNPKMEFVWNSVVQEIRGENRVQELEVYNRKTNSLSVIPVDGVFIYVGILPNNKLLESRIELDSAGFVITDDFMHTNLPGIYAAGDIRKKVLRQVVTATSDGAIAGWSAEKWITENYSSLKPE
- the alaS gene encoding alanine--tRNA ligase, with amino-acid sequence MLSSKEIRQQFIDFFISKGHTFVPSSSVIPENDNTLLFANAGMNQFKSIFLGQKEITHKRVVNSQKCIRAGGKHNDLEEVGKDGYHHTFFEMLGNWSFGDYYKKEAITWAWELLTEVWKIPKDKLYATVYKTDSEAFELWQKETDIDATHISYFDDKDNFWEMGETGPCGPCSEIHIDRGISHCTMQNVPGHICEINGICSRYIELWNLVFIQYNRQADKTLSPLKNKFVDTGAGFERLTQVLQDKNSNYETDLFMPLINKIEELSGVAYTQETGMPHRVIADHLRCLCFALADGGFPSNEGRGYVLRRILRRAARYGRLLGFAEPFLHLLVPLVIEQMGHHFSELNGKEDYLKMVIKAEEERFNKTLDTGLEKFTEITQKLQGEVISGADAFTLYDTYGFPLDLTAILAAEKGLKIDYAGFEKEMQNQKERARKASKFTLSVNNEEWIELSPVTATAFVGYTETAVQSYIQRYAVQEKGLILIQLAQTPFYAESGGQVSDTGKIYNAAFEVEITDVRKMDDYYLHYGNLTRGMLNNAPVTAEIDIARRKSIARNHTATHLLHKALREVLGEHTVQKGSLVHPDYLRFDFAHFRSLTLEELRKVEDIVNQIVLDNRKVSTTVKNIEDAKKEGAMALFGEKYSERVRVVSVQDFSQELCGGTHISATGEIGLFKIISESSSAAGIRRIEAITGISALKWVQDLQDKLSRIATLLNSPLKNLETKLEATLEQIAELEKEIKTAQAKENEKIVQELLNNATKQENYSLIKTQTNFTNPAELKQIAEQLKARMQGTIAVLFNLYMDKLNILCVVSTDLIPKYNAGKIVAKLAMELDGKGGGKPDIAMAGGKDITKLASVLENVTDFISSI
- a CDS encoding glycosyltransferase family 9 protein; amino-acid sequence: MNILILRLSSLGDIILTQPICAILQKVYPECHLDFLCKEEFKELPEMFAPPVNVLVYQKTLKFHLWLSKRKYDLVLDLHSKFSTFLLMLFLRASQKVRYNKQRRERKRIVKGDKKIRIESTVALYASALTKLGINEPWSYPRLQVNEICSKELPNSPAAKQKNTYTDAVKIAIFPGANHFTKRYPAANWIQLINSNPQYNFLLFGSPADAEICASIAQKCLPNCRNKCSTLSLRELVAELNCCDIIISGDTGPMHLGASLHKPQIAIFGGTHPRLGFKPLNKKAIILCAELSCQPCSLHGREKCPLQHFNCMNAISPALLDSALKKALKSL